From Nicotiana tabacum cultivar K326 chromosome 22, ASM71507v2, whole genome shotgun sequence, one genomic window encodes:
- the LOC107762645 gene encoding protein TEEBE — MVVKVSILLLLSLLSTVSAVRPAPLEGLLPNGNFEEQPKPKDLKKKTVLVGKYALPKWEINGLVEYISGGPQPGGMYFPVAHGIHAVRLGNDASISQTIPVKKGSLYALTFGASRTCAQDEVLRVSVPPQTGDLPLQTLYSSNGGDTYAWGFYATSNVVKVSFHNPGVQEDPACGPLLDAVAIKELFPPRPTRVNLVKNPGFEEGPHLLINSSHGVLLPPKQEDLTSPLPGWIIESLKAVKFLDSAHFNVPFGQAAVELLAGRESAIAQIIRTVPKKVYAFAFTVGDAKNGCHGDMMVEAFAAKETFKVPFKSQGKGSFKTVSFKFTAIADRTRITFYSSYYHTKINDYGSLCGPVVDEVKVTPVA, encoded by the exons ATGGTGGTGAAGGTTTCAATCTTGCTTCTTCTCTCCTTGCTCTCCACTGTCTCTGCCGTTCGCCCAGCTCCTCTTGAAG GACTACTTCCAAATGGGAATTTCGAAGAGCAACCAAAGCCAAAAGACCTCAAGAAAAAAACAGTACTCGTAGGCAAATATGCTTTGCCCAAATGGGAAATCAATGGCTTGGTAGAGTACATTTCTGGCGGGCCACAGCCCGGCGGGATGTACTTCCCAGTCGCCCACGGCATCCATGCCGTGAGGCTAGGGAATGATGCCTCAATTTCTCAAACAATTCCAGTAAAGAAAGGCTCTTTGTATGCACTCACATTTGGGGCATCAAGAACCTGTGCtcaagatgaggtattgagggTGTCGGTACCTCCTCAAACCGGGGACCTTCCATTGCAGACCCTTTATAGCAGCAATGGCGGTGATACCTATGCTTGGGGTTTCTATGCTACTTCTAATGTAGTTAAAGTTTCCTTTCATAATCCTGGAGTTCAAGAGGATCCAGCTTGTGGTCCACTCTTGGATGCTGTTGCTATAAAAGAACTCTTCCCTCCTCGGCCCACCAGAG TGAATTTGGTAAAAAATCCTGGTTTTGAAGAAGGACCTCACCTCTTAATAAACTCTTCGCACGGAGTCCTTCTCCCTCCCAAACAGGAAGATTTGACATCCCCACTTCCAGGCTGGATCATTGAGTCACTCAAAGCAGTGAAATTCTTGGATTCAGCTCATTTCAATgtcccgtttggccaagctgcagtTGAACTACTTGCAGGGAGAGAAAGTGCCATTGCCCAAATCATTAGGACAGTCCCTAAGAAGGTGTATGCCTTTGCATTCACTGTTGGTGATGCAAAGAACGGTTGCCATGGCGATATGATGGTTGAAGCATTCGCTGCTAAAGAAACATTCAAAGTTCCCTTCAAGTCACAAGGAAAAGGCAGCTTTAAGACTGTTAGTTTCAAGTTCACAGCTATCGCAGACAGGACAAGAATTACTTTCTACAGCTCTTATTACCATACAAAGATCAATGACTATGGATCTCTTTGTGGTCCTGTTGTGGATGAAGTTAAGGTGACCCCTGTTGCTTAG